The nucleotide sequence GTTGGCGATATCGCCGGCAATACCCGAAAAATTCTCGATCTGGCCCAGGCTGCCATGGCGCAGGGCGCCGACATTCTGGTGACGCCGGAGCTGGCGCTCACCGGCTACAGCCCGGAAGACCTGTTGCTGCGCGACAGCTTTTATCGCGCCTGCTCCGCCGCCATGGACCAGTTGCTGGAGCTGGATGGCATTACGCTGGTGATTGGCCATCCGGTCAAGCTGGGTCACGAGCGCTTCAACGCCGCCACGGTACTGCGCGATGGTAACCGGCTGGGCCAGTATCACAAGATGCTGCTGCCCAATGACGAGGTATTCGACGAATGCCGCTACTTTACCCCCGGTGCCATGCCGCTGGTGTTCCAGCAGGGTGAGCACAAGGTGGGCGTGCTGATCTGCGAGGATGTGTGGTCGGTTGACCCGGCGGCAGAAGCCGCCGACGCCGGTGCGGATGTGGTGCTGGTGCTGAATGCCTCGCCCTTCCACCGCAACAAGATCGAAACCCGCCACGAGGTGGTGCGTTACCGTACCGAGGAAACCGGCCTGCCGTTTGCCTATGTCAATCTGGTGGGCGGCCAGGACGAACTGGTATTCGACGGCGCGTCCTTCGCCACCAACAAGGCGGGCGAAGTGGTGGCCCAGGCCTGCGCCTATGGCGACGAACTGTTGCTGATCGACTTCAACGCCGGCGACCTGCAAGCCGCACCGGCCAAGGCCGCGCTGCCGGGCGAGCTGGAAAGCGTCTACCAGGCGCTGGTGGTGGGCGTGCGCGACTACATCACCAAGAACGGCTTCCCCGGCGTGCTGCTGGGCTTGTCCGGTGGCATCGACTCGGCGTTGACGCTGGCCGTGGCGGTGGATGCATTGGGCGCAGACAAGGTGCACGCGGTGATGATGCCCTCGCGCTATACCGCCGATATCTCGGTGATCGACTCGCGTGACATGATTGGCCGGCTGGGCGTGAAGTATGACGAAATCGAAATCTGGCCGATGTACGAAAGCTTCATGAATGCACTGGCGGCCAATTTCAACGGTCTGGCGGAAGACACCACCGAAGAAAACCTGCAGGCGCGCATTCGCGGCACCTTGCTGATGGCGCTGTCCAACAAGAGCGGCAAGCTGGTGCTGACCACCGGCAACAAATCGGAAATGACCACCGGCTACTGCACGCTGTACGGTGATATGGCCGGTGGCTTCGCCGTACTGAAAGACGTGGCCAAGACCCTGGTGTTTGCCCTGTGCCGCTGGCGCAATACCCAGGGAGAGGTGATTCCGGAGCGCATCATCACCCGCCCGCCCTCGGCCGAGCTGCGCCCGGACCAGAAAGACCAGGACAGCCTGCCGCCCTACGAGGTACTGGACGCCATCATGGCACGCTATGTGGAGGAAAACCTGTCGGCAGAAGAGATCATTGCCGACGGCTTTGCCGAGGCCGATGTGCGCAAGGTAGTGCGCCTGCTCAAGATCAACGAATACAAGCGCCGCCAGGCACCGGTTGGCCCGCGCGTCACCCGCCGCGGCTTTGGCAAGGACTGGCGCTACCCCATCACCAACAAGTTCAGCTGACACCGGGGTGTGGCAGGCAGACCCAGCCTGCTTGCCACACCTCGCCAGCCATGCCAAGCTGCGCGCCATCCTCTTGTCATTTCCGGAAAGCCCCATGAAACTCCGCCCCGCCCTGGCCACCCTGCCCCTTGTCACAGCCCTTGCCCTGCTCGGCGGCTGCGCCAGCCCGCTGGCCGGCAAACCCGCCGATCTGGCCACCCGCCAGGTGCTGCGCGAAAACCTGCAACACGCCAGCTACAACTTCAGTGGCGAGCTGGGCTTCACCGCCCTGCACGGCAGTAGCGAGGACGATGCCAAGCCGCAACTGCGCTACACCATCAACGAAGTCGCCCGCTCCACCAAGGTATCGGTCACCGGTGCGGTTGATCAGGCCAGCAAGCGCATGGAGCTGATCCCGGCCTTCCGCTTCGAACGGCGCAATCTGCAAGCCAGCGTCACCCTGCCGCTGGAGCTGAACCTGCAGGACTTTTCGCTGCTGGTCGATCCCTCGGCCTTTGACTTGTTCGTACCGGAGCTGCACAGCGAGCAGCCGCGCTTTGTCCGCTTCCAGCTGCCGCCGGACATTGCCGGCAAGATACCGCTGGACGCCATGCTGCAAGCCCTGCCCGGCCTGGTCGACGAAGGCTATGGCAAGGTCGACCAGCAGGCATTTGCGCTGGAAACGCTGGACGCCACCGCCAAAGAGCTGGGTGCCAGCTATCAGCTGCGCATTGCCATGAGCCCGCAGCAGGAAAACCAGGTGCTATTGCACGTGCTGGACGGCCTGGCCAAGGTAGTCACCCAGCAAGCCGAACGCAATGGCCGCCCGCAAGACGGCAAGCAAGCCGAACAACTGCTGCAACTGGTACGCGAACTGACCAAGAGCAAGGCCAGCGAGCAGCCGCTGAGCAAGTCGGTATCGCATCTGTATGCCAACCGTCGCGGCCAGTTGCTGGGCGTCAACCAGAGCGTGGAGCTGAATACCCCGCAACTGCGTGGTGAGGCTTACATCCACCTGCGCTACAGCAATCACGGCAAGCCGGCGTTTGTACATCAGCCGACTGCAGCCAGCATCATCGACTACGACAAGCTGCCCAAGCCGCAATGGCTGAAAGGGCTGCAGGAGCCGGAGCAGCAGTAAGCGCTGCGCCATACTCCTTAACAGCAAAGGCAGAACCCCCCGCCTGCCTTGCTGTCACACTGTGCTGCACTGTACTCACGCAAGCGCAAGCCCTGGCGGCCTGCTCCAAGGATTCCCATGAAAAAAATTGCCCTGGCCTTACTGGCCACCCTGCTGAGCGTGCCGGCCCATGCCAGCGCCATCGCCCAGCTCAAGGCCTTTGTCAGCGACACCAAAACCCTGTCCGCCAACTTCAACCAGCTGGTCAGTTCCAAAAACAAGCGCGAAGAAGCCAGCGGCACGCTGGAAATCTCCCGCCCCGGCAAATTCCGCTGGAGCTATA is from Aquitalea aquatilis and encodes:
- a CDS encoding NAD+ synthase; amino-acid sequence: MRIALAQFNPIVGDIAGNTRKILDLAQAAMAQGADILVTPELALTGYSPEDLLLRDSFYRACSAAMDQLLELDGITLVIGHPVKLGHERFNAATVLRDGNRLGQYHKMLLPNDEVFDECRYFTPGAMPLVFQQGEHKVGVLICEDVWSVDPAAEAADAGADVVLVLNASPFHRNKIETRHEVVRYRTEETGLPFAYVNLVGGQDELVFDGASFATNKAGEVVAQACAYGDELLLIDFNAGDLQAAPAKAALPGELESVYQALVVGVRDYITKNGFPGVLLGLSGGIDSALTLAVAVDALGADKVHAVMMPSRYTADISVIDSRDMIGRLGVKYDEIEIWPMYESFMNALAANFNGLAEDTTEENLQARIRGTLLMALSNKSGKLVLTTGNKSEMTTGYCTLYGDMAGGFAVLKDVAKTLVFALCRWRNTQGEVIPERIITRPPSAELRPDQKDQDSLPPYEVLDAIMARYVEENLSAEEIIADGFAEADVRKVVRLLKINEYKRRQAPVGPRVTRRGFGKDWRYPITNKFS